Proteins from one Gaiellales bacterium genomic window:
- a CDS encoding glycosyltransferase, with the protein MDPLKLCLASPFALAGAHPVAEHVRGVATALAARGHRVTVLAPSSSTRALRSGRRRLRALDHGDDEALIALDGEPLQVAVAPAVPLRQRGRRRGAGIPVGARANVALAVGQGGFDVVHAFEPILPGVATSALRHSRGLTVATFHAPERALHYPVRSGPLERYRARIDALLATSPAAAEQAAAIYPGDYTVIPEGIGAPFTPGEKDGTTIVCEWHGEGRAVLRALVKLVASTPGVELVLLWNRRSRRPLRPFVPAQARGRVHATSPEDAEGRAAVLAGADVFVASEGGDPSLAWEARACGCAVVAPLAEGSLDLDAAGLGFAVDQPALAAAAAARLLDDDALRARQAEEGAAAAAGRSFAAVAEQIEGVYANLGSRRRTGRRPAQSGRELISADLHMHTSHSYDCATDPEALVDQCIAQGLGAIAITDHNEVSGAQAAAALGKPITIIVGEEVKTTQGEVIGLFLKERIEPGLDMGETIAAIQEQGGLVYMPHPFDRLHTIPDAATLLRHLDQIDILEVYNSRLLFDSFNDDALRFASKYNLIQAAGSDAHVLPGIGTAINRIPAFDGPEEFLLAMRQSEIVRRPKSLLYLQGLKWVQSVAR; encoded by the coding sequence GTGGATCCGCTGAAGCTGTGCCTGGCGTCCCCGTTCGCCCTGGCCGGCGCCCATCCGGTCGCCGAGCACGTGCGCGGGGTCGCCACGGCGCTGGCCGCCCGCGGCCACCGCGTCACGGTGCTCGCACCGAGCTCCTCGACGCGGGCGCTGCGCAGCGGCCGGCGCCGCCTGCGGGCGCTCGACCACGGCGATGACGAGGCGCTGATCGCGCTCGACGGCGAGCCGCTCCAGGTCGCCGTCGCGCCCGCGGTGCCGCTGCGCCAGCGCGGCCGCCGCCGGGGCGCGGGCATCCCGGTCGGGGCGCGCGCGAACGTCGCGCTGGCCGTCGGCCAGGGCGGCTTCGACGTCGTCCACGCGTTCGAGCCGATCCTGCCCGGCGTGGCCACCTCGGCGCTGCGCCACTCGCGGGGCCTGACCGTCGCCACCTTCCACGCGCCCGAGCGGGCGCTGCACTATCCCGTGCGCTCGGGGCCGCTCGAGCGCTACCGGGCCCGCATCGACGCGCTGCTCGCCACGTCGCCGGCGGCGGCCGAGCAGGCTGCGGCGATCTACCCCGGCGACTACACCGTCATCCCGGAGGGCATCGGGGCGCCGTTCACTCCGGGCGAGAAGGACGGGACGACCATCGTCTGCGAGTGGCACGGCGAGGGCCGGGCCGTCCTGCGCGCCCTGGTCAAGCTGGTGGCCTCGACGCCCGGCGTCGAGCTCGTACTGCTCTGGAACCGGCGCAGCCGCCGGCCGCTGCGGCCGTTCGTGCCCGCCCAGGCGCGCGGCCGCGTGCACGCGACCAGCCCCGAGGACGCCGAGGGGCGTGCCGCCGTCCTGGCCGGCGCCGACGTGTTCGTCGCCAGCGAAGGCGGCGACCCGTCGCTGGCGTGGGAGGCGCGGGCGTGCGGCTGCGCCGTCGTGGCGCCGCTGGCGGAGGGCTCGCTCGACCTCGACGCGGCGGGGCTCGGATTCGCGGTCGACCAACCCGCGCTGGCCGCGGCCGCCGCCGCCCGACTGCTGGACGACGATGCGCTACGGGCGCGCCAGGCCGAGGAGGGCGCGGCGGCGGCAGCCGGGCGCTCGTTCGCCGCCGTGGCCGAGCAGATCGAGGGCGTCTACGCCAACCTCGGCTCGCGCCGGCGCACCGGCCGGCGGCCGGCGCAGAGCGGCCGCGAGCTGATCTCGGCCGACCTGCACATGCACACGAGCCACTCCTACGACTGCGCGACCGACCCCGAGGCGCTCGTCGACCAGTGCATCGCCCAGGGCCTCGGCGCGATCGCGATCACGGACCACAACGAGGTGTCCGGCGCGCAGGCCGCCGCGGCGCTCGGCAAGCCGATCACGATCATCGTCGGCGAGGAGGTCAAGACGACCCAGGGCGAGGTGATCGGCCTCTTCCTGAAGGAGCGGATCGAGCCGGGGCTCGACATGGGCGAGACAATCGCCGCCATCCAGGAGCAGGGCGGCCTGGTCTACATGCCGCACCCGTTCGACCGCCTGCACACGATCCCCGACGCGGCCACGCTCCTGCGCCACCTCGACCAGATCGACATCCTCGAGGTCTACAACTCGCGCCTGCTCTTCGACAGCTTCAACGACGACGCCTTGCGGTTCGCGTCGAAGTACAACCTGATCCAGGCCGCCGGATCGGACGCGCACGTCCTCCCCGGGATCGGCACCGCGATCAACCGGATCCCCGCATTCGACGGCCCCGAGGAGTTCCTGCTGGCCATGCGCCAGTCGGAGATCGTGCGGCGGCCGAAGAGCCTCCTGTATCTTCAGGGGCTCAAGTGGGTGCAAAGCGTGGCCAGGTAG